Proteins encoded in a region of the Anopheles aquasalis chromosome 2, idAnoAquaMG_Q_19, whole genome shotgun sequence genome:
- the LOC126572134 gene encoding myosin-VIIa-like isoform X1, producing METNKELGEWVWLQPKTSNEFALPYAGRVLRTHDGRTLINDGAEEFWVKDNEIIKPMHITSQRTVPDMITLGDLQEYAILHNLIVRYRQKLIYTYTGSMLVAINPYEILPIYTNTEINMYRDKKLTELPPHIFAIGDSAYQEMKREKRDQCIVISGESGAGKTESTKLILQYLAATSGRHSWIEQQIIESNPILEAFGNAKTVRNDNSSRFGKYIDVHFTGEGTIGGARIEQYLLEKSRIVRQNRGERNYHIFYSMLSGMTKEERKRLDLEDASKYNYLTSGQTLLCEGRSDSKEFADVKAAMKVLAFDEGEIQAILSLLAAILHLGNVKYKATVVQNIDAVEINDTLNVGRVAVLLGVSKALLLSALTRRTIIAQGERVVSQISKDQAIEARDAFVKAIYGKLFIMIVDKINKAIYKTERSGRLSIGVLDIFGFEQFEVNSFEQLCINYANENLQQFFVKHIFKMEQAEYAREGINWTNIEFIDNQDILDMIGMKSLNLMSLIDEETRFPKGTDLTMLSKLHSTHGTKSSYVKPKYDKDPAFGVQHFAGVVYYRVEGFLEKNRDSFSPDLKELVTKSTNEFLLKLFNTDDSLDTSKRSVTLSLQFRNSLDSLMRTLSSCHPYFIRCIKPNDVKKPKMIDKTLCVRQLRYSGMMETAKIRKAGYAIRHTYREFVERYRHLGIGVGPAHKVDCVHASKAICARVLAKIPDDYQFGKTKIFLKESHDYLLESERSRVYLHYVVLIQRAFRKVMFFRYIRRYREAAITIQKHWRARGYRANYLTMRNGYRRLQAAIKSRTQTYAFSRLREAIVQLQAHCRGYLTRRNLQDKLTYKARRMTEILMMMRTEESQFKQSGHARWKEDAEHNYWLRVDELNRELAGEQQEHRSLPRVVPQPSITVDDDNKIVDDVFGFLEGTTSPEPVPKRKPSLATEATLVGTEELEKEKKAAEFREDLSDYSFAKFAATYFANNASYQFSKRKLKSSLLDLSIAADVISAQALWITILRFMGDMADARYESDENDATRNLPVMQRVTATMGRNFAKTKDFQAFQETLSEHDRKMIHKTLKKKSKIPSELKSLMENNEEITDYQEFLNSRTSNLDKLHFIIGHGILNRQLRDEIFCQICKQLTNNPTATSHAKGWILLSLCVGCFPPSERFEKYLRSFIREGPELYAPYCEHRLDRTLKNGTRRQPPSLLELQATKTKKPIVVSVILMDGTNRSIEADSASTAGELCERISDLVGLKDRFGFSIFVTLQDKILSLQDGAEFLMDAISNCEQYAKEQGSSERTAQWKMFFRKEMFAPWHDPAVDAIATDLIYAQITRGLNLGELVSNSDKDLAMLAALQYYAEYGSELNAKTLQERLKDFLPKSVLRPETATRWTQMVETAFKKSRCVKEHLQRIVAKEDIVLFAKITWGMMFSRFFEAVQSGGPTLPSTNVIIAVNWAGVFFVDEQEQVLVELSYPEVIHVSSEEDEDTDVATLYLGTIQGEEFSFKSFDARVLSQLVNYVVDELKKRTIFAVAVQPFKSETSDETMLSLVKGDLITLGQGFTGESIMAEDTTWGYGECNGRAGYFPTESIYVLPTIMPPSGDVLSFYKKENAVKSKKHAGPMYNTIQRRKMHNLQRYASEHFRSPIATVASSTSIASVRKSMVEELWKHTRDPIKAPLLKRLQNDRRKCDTAVALFTLILKYMGDLPKGREQIDVTKIFAPALTDDGLRDEVYCQLMRQLTENRIQISEERGWDLLWLATGVMLPSTGLQKELFSFLRTRKHPIATECLQRLQKTMKVGPRKYPPYVIEVEAIRYRTVEIYHKVYFPDDTDEAFQIESCTQTKDLIQTITRRLELKSAEGFSLFIKVMDKVLSIPEEYFVFDFVYELMEWMRETHPSRSNDNRIQCEYQMFFMKKLWLNIVPGRDRNADEIFHFHQEVPKLLQGYYQLTKEQAVELAALIFWAQFEVEDVKLLHKSFHDMFYMLVPKDVERLQKLDHWKKDIIAKIDSMKGISVMAAKLEFLKCVQKFPMFGSTFFVAKQATDQNLPTTLLIAINRQGFHLIEPHTKELLCSYSYHELNFWSSGNTFFHIKFGNMMGANKLLLETKQGYKMDELLASYIRHFKAQAQQRN from the exons ATGGAAACTAATAAGGAATTG GGAGAGTGGGTTTGGTTGCAACCGAAAACTAGCAACGAGTTTGCTCTACCGTACGCTGGGCGAGTGCTGCGTACGCACGATGGTCGCACGCTGATCAACGACGGTGCAGAGGAGTTTTGGGTCAAGGATAATGAG aTAATAAAACCGATGCACATTACGTCACAGCGAACGGTGCCGGATATGATAACGCTCGGAGACCTCCAGGAATACGCCATCCTCCACAATCTCATCGTGCGTTACCGTCAGAAGTTGATATAT ACCTACACCGGAAGTATGTTGGTGGCGATCAATCCCTACGAGATTCTGCCGATCTATACGAACACTGAGATCAACATGTATCGTGACAAGAAGCTGACGGAGCTGCCACCGCACATTTTTGCCATCGGCGACAGTGCATACCAAGAGATGAAGCGTGAAAAACGCGATCAGTGCATCGTTATCAGTGGAGAGTCGGGTGCGGGTAAGACCGAGAGTACGAAGCTGATTCTGCAGTATCTGGCCGCGACCAGTGGAAGACATTCGTGGATTGAGCAGCAGATTATTGAATCGAATCCGATTCTGGAGGCATTTGGAAATGCGAAAACGGTTCGCAATGATAATTCGTCACGGTTTGGCAAGTACATTGATGTGCACTTCACTGGCGAAGGTACGATTGGCGGTGCTCGGATTGAACAGTATCTGCTCGAGAAATCGCGCATCGTGCGCCAGAACAGGGGCGAACGGAATTACCACATCTTTTACTCCATGCTATCGGGGATGACGAAGGAGGAGCGCAAGCGGCTTGATCTGGAGGATGCTTCGAAGTACAACTATCTAACAAGTGGTCAAACGCTGCTCTGTGAGGGGCGCAGCGATTCGAAAGAGTTCGCCGACGTGAAAGCCGCCATGAAGGTGCTGGCGTTCGATGAAGGAGAGATACAAGCCATCCTTAGCCTGCTAGCGGCCATTTTGCATTTGGGAAATGTGAAATACAAGGCCACGGTTGTGCAGAACATCGACGCGGTGGAGATCAATGATACGTTGAACGTAGGACGCGTGGCAGTATTGCTCGGTGTGTCGAAGGCACTGCTACTGAGTGCTTTGACCCGCAGGACGATCATAGCTCAGGGAGAACGAGTTGTGTCGCAGATTTCCAAGGATCAAGCGATAGAGGCAAGGGACGCCTTCGTGAAGGCAATCTACGGGAAGCTGTTTATCATGATCGTCGACAAGATCAATAAGGCCATTTACAAAACGGAGCGGAGCGGTCGCCTGTCCATCGGCGTACTCGATATCTTCGGATTTGAGCAGTTCGAGGTGAATAGCTTCGAACAGCtgtgcataaattatgcaaacgagAATTTGCAACAATTCTTTGTAAAACACATCTTTAAG aTGGAACAAGCGGAGTATGCCCGCGAAGGAATCAACTGGACGAACATCGAGTTCATCGATAATCAGGACATACTGGACATGATCGGTATGAAGTCACTTAACTTGATGTCTTTAATAGACGAGGAAACTCGGTTTCCTAAGGGCACCGATTTGACGATGCTTTCAAAGCTACATTCCACTCACGGTACAAAGTCCTCCTACGTTAAACCGAAGTACGACAAGGATCCGGCATTTGGTGTGCAACACTTTGCCGGGGTCGTTTATTACCGCGTGGAAGGTTTCCTGGAAAAGAATCGAGATTCCTTTAGTCCAGACTTGAAGGAGCTAGTAACGAAGAGTACCAACGAGTTTCTGCTCAAGCTGTTCAATACCGATGATTCACTCGATACGAGCAAACGATCGGTGACGCTGTCTCTGCAGTTCCGGAACTCTCTCGATTCCCTGATGCGCACCCTTTCGTCCTGCCATCCGTACTTCATACGCTGCATCAAGCCGAATGACGTCAAGAAACCTAAG ATGATTGATAAAACATTGTGCGTACGACAGCTACGATACTCAGGTATGATGGAAACGGCAAAGATCCGGAAAGCTGGCTATGCCATTCGGCACACTTATCGGGAGTTTGTTGAGCGGTACCGACACCTAGGTATCGGTGTCGGACCGGCGCACAAGGTCGACTGTGTACACGCTTCGAAGGCCATCTGTGCACGAGTGTTGGCTAAAATACCGGACGATTACCAGTTCGGTAAGACCAAGATATTCCTCAAGGAAAGCCACGACTATCTGCTTGAATCGGAACGCTCGAGAGTGTACCTGCACTATGTGGTGCTCATACAGCGCGCCTTCCGGAAGGTGATGTTCTTTAGGTACATTCGACGGTACCGTGAGGCTGCCATCACGATCCAAAAGCATTGGCGGGCTCGAGGCTACCGGGCAAACTATCTTACGATGCGCAATGGTTATCGGCGTCTGCAGGCGGCCATCAAATCACGTACCCAAACGTATGCCTTCTCGAGGCTCCGGGAAGCGATTGTACAGCTGCAGGCGCACTGTCGCGGATATTTAACGCGACGTAACTTGCAGGACAAGCTTACGTACAAGGCACGCCGTATGACGGAAATCCTTATGATGATGCGCACCGAAGAGTCACAGTTCAAGCAATCGGGCCATGCGCGCTGGAAGGAAGATGCCGAGCACAACTACTGGCTGCGAGTGGATGAGCTGAACCGTGAGCTAGCCGGCGAACAGCAGGAGCATCGTAGCTTACCACGAGTTGTACCACAGCCCAGTATCACCGTGGACGATGATAACAAGATCGTGGACGACGTGTTCGGGTTTCTGGAAGGTACTACGAGCCCCGAGCCAGTACCGAAGCGGAAACCATCGCTAGCC ACTGAGGCGACGCTGGTGGGAACGGAAgagctggagaaggagaagaaagctGCCGAGTTTCGCGAGGATCTATCCGACTACAGTTTTGCCAAGTTTGCTGCCACCTACTTTGCAAACAATGCTTCTTATCAGTTCAGCAAGCGGAAGCTTAAATCCTCACTGCTTGATCTTTCTATTGCGGCTGATGTCATCTCCGCTCAG GCACTGTGGATTACTATTTTGCGATTCATGGGAGACATGGCCGATGCGCGGTACGAGAGCGACGAGAATGATGCGACGCGCAATTTGCCGGTAATGCAGCGGGTAACCGCTACGATGGGGCGCAACTTTGCCAAGACGAAAGACTTCCAGGCGTTTCAGGAAACGTTATCCGAGCACGATCGCAAGATGATACACAAGACGCTGAAGAAAAAGTCCAAGATCCCGAGTGAGCTAAAGTCGCTGATGGAGAACAACGAGGAGATCACCGACTACCAGGAGTTTCTAAACAGCCGCACTAGCAACCTGGACAAGCTGCACTTCATCATCGGGCACGGTATTCTGAACCGGCAGCTGCGGGACGAGATCTTTTGTCAAATCTGCAAACAGCTCACAAACAATCCGACGGCGACTTCGCACGCGAAGGGCTGGATACTGCTTTCGCTCTGTGTCGGATGCTTTCCACCTTCGGAACGGTTTGAGAAGTACTTACGATCGTTTATCCGCGAAGGACCTGAGTTGTACGCACCGTACTGTGAGCATCGGCTTGATCGTACCCTGAAGAATGGTACCCGGCGTCAGCCACCGTCACTGTTGGAGTTACAggcaacgaaaacgaagaaacctATCGTCGTCAGCGTGATATTGATGGATGGGACAAACCGATCGATAGAAGCTGACTCAGCCAGCACGGCCGGTGAGCTGTGCGAACGGATCAGCGATCTGGTGGGATTGAAGGATAGGTTCGGGTTTTCGATATTTGTCACGCTCCAGGATAAGATACTGTCACTGCAGGACGGTGCGGAGTTCTTGATGGATGCCATATCGAACTGCGAACAGTATGCTAAGGAGCAGGGTTccagcgaacgaaccgcacagtggaaaatgtttttccgcAAGGAAATGTTTGCCCCGTGGCACGATCCTGCGGTCGATGCGATAGCGACGGATCTTATTTATGCTCAGATCACGCGTGGCCTTAATTTGGGTGAGCTGGTTAGCAACTCGGACAAGGATCTAGCCATGCTGGCTGCGTTACAGTACTATGCGGAGTATGGCAGTGAGTTGAATGCTAAAACGCTACAGGAGCGGTTGAAGGACTTTTTACCGAAAAGTGTGCTCCGACCGGAGACGGCCACCCGTTGGACACAGATGGTGGAGACTGCCTTCAAGAAGAGCCGTTGCGTGAAGGAGCATCTGCAACGGATCGTAGCGAAAGAGGACATCGTACTGTTTGCAAAAATCACCTGGGGTATGATGTTTTCCCGATTTTTCGAGGCAGTACAATCGGGTGGGCCAACGCTACCCTCGACCAACGTCATTATTGCCGTGAACTGGGCCGGAGTATTTTTTGTCGATGAACAAGAGCAGGTACTGGTGGAACTGTCCTATCCCGAGGTCATCCATGTGAGTTCTGAAGAGGACGAAGATACGGATGTTGCTACCCTATACCTCGGCACGATTCAGGGCGAAGAGTTTAGCTTCAAATCGTTCGACGCTCGGGTGTTGTCGCAACTGGTGAACTATGTAGTGGATGAACTGAAGAAGCGGACCATCTTTGCGGTCGCCGTGCAGCCATTTAAATCGGAAACCTCGGACGAAACTATGCTGAGCCTTGTGAAGGGTGATTTGATAACATTGGGGCAGGGGTTTACGGGTGAATCGATAATGGCCGAAGATACGACCTGGGGCTACGGTGAGTGCAATGGTCGAGCCGGTTACTTTCCGACGGAATCGATTTATGTGCTCCCAACCATCATGCCTCCTTCGGGCGATGTGTTAAGCTTCTATAAG AAGGAGAATGCCGTGAAATCGAAGAAGCATGCTGGGCCTATGTACAACACTATTCAGCGCAGGAAGATGCATAACCTGCAGCGCTATGCATCGGAACATTTCCGTTCTCCAATAGC CACTGTGGCCTCGTCCACTAGTATTGCTAGTGTGCGTAAATCAATGGTTGAAGAGCTGTGGAAGCACACCCGTGATCCCATCAAGGCACCACTGCTCAAGCGTCTACAGAACGATCGCCGGAAATGTGACACTGCTGTTGCGTTGTTCACTTTAATTCTAAAG TACATGGGAGACCTGCCGAAAGGACGGGAACAGATCGATGTCACGAAGATATTTGCACCGGCACTAACCGACGATGGGTTGCGTGATGAAGTGTACTGCCAGCTAATGCGCCAGTTGACGGAAAACAGGATACAAATCAGTGAGGAACGCGGATGGGATCTGCTGTGGCTTGCCACCGGGGTGATGCTGCCGAGTACGGGACTGCAAAAGGAGTTGTTTAGCTTTCTGCGCACTCGCAAGCACCCAATAGCAACGGAATGTCTGCAGCGACTGCAAAAGACTATGAAAGTTGGTCCTCGCAAGTATCCACCGTATGTGATAGAGGTGGAAGCCATTCGCTACCGGACGGTGGAAATCTATCACAAAGTCTACTTCCCGGATGATACGGACGAAGCGTTCCAGATCGAGTCCTGCACCCAAACGAAGGATCTAATCCAAACCATCACCCGTCGTTTGGAACTAAAGTCAGCCGAAGGATTCAGCTTGTTTATCAAGGTCATGGACAAGGTGCTATCAATACCGGAAGAGTACTTTGTGTTCGATTTCGTGTACGAGCTAATGGAGTGGATGCGCGAAACGCACCCGTCGCGATCGAACGATAACCGCATACAGTGTGAATACCAGATGTTTTTCATGAAGAAACTCTGGCTGAACATCGTACCAGGGCGTGATCGTAATGCGGATGAGATCTTCCACTTCCATCAGGAGGTGCCGAAGTTGCTACAGGGCTACTATCAGCTGACAAAGGAGCAGGCAGTCGAACTGGCGGCCCTCATCTTTTGGGCGCAGTTTGAGGTCGAGGATGTGAAGCTGCTACACAAATCGTTTCACGATATGTTCTACATGCTAGTGCCGAAGGATGTGGAGCGGCTTCAGAAACTTGACCATTGGAAGAAAGACATCATCGCGAAGATTGATTCCATGAAGGGTATTTCAGTGATGGCGGCTAAACTGGAGTTCCTGAAGTGTGTCCAAAAGTTTCCGATGTTTGGTTCGACGTTCTTCGTGGCCAAGCAAGCAACGGACCAGAATCTACCGACAACACTGCTGATAGCGATCAATCGCCAGGGCTTTCATCTGATTGAACCGCACACAAAGGAGTTACTGTGCAGCTACAGCTACCATGAACTAAACTTTTGGAGTTCCGGTAACACCTTTTTCCACATCAAGTTTGGCAATATGATGGGCGCGAACAAGCTGCTGCTAGAGACGAAGCAGGGCTATAAAATGGATGAGCTGTTGGCTTCCTATATAAGGCACTTTAAGGCACAGGCGCAACAGCGCAATTGA
- the LOC126572134 gene encoding unconventional myosin-VIIa-like isoform X2 produces the protein METNKELGEWVWLQPKTSNEFALPYAGRVLRTHDGRTLINDGAEEFWVKDNEIIKPMHITSQRTVPDMITLGDLQEYAILHNLIVRYRQKLIYTYTGSMLVAINPYEILPIYTNTEINMYRDKKLTELPPHIFAIGDSAYQEMKREKRDQCIVISGESGAGKTESTKLILQYLAATSGRHSWIEQQIIESNPILEAFGNAKTVRNDNSSRFGKYIDVHFTGEGTIGGARIEQYLLEKSRIVRQNRGERNYHIFYSMLSGMTKEERKRLDLEDASKYNYLTSGQTLLCEGRSDSKEFADVKAAMKVLAFDEGEIQAILSLLAAILHLGNVKYKATVVQNIDAVEINDTLNVGRVAVLLGVSKALLLSALTRRTIIAQGERVVSQISKDQAIEARDAFVKAIYGKLFIMIVDKINKAIYKTERSGRLSIGVLDIFGFEQFEVNSFEQLCINYANENLQQFFVKHIFKMEQAEYAREGINWTNIEFIDNQDILDMIGMKSLNLMSLIDEETRFPKGTDLTMLSKLHSTHGTKSSYVKPKYDKDPAFGVQHFAGVVYYRVEGFLEKNRDSFSPDLKELVTKSTNEFLLKLFNTDDSLDTSKRSVTLSLQFRNSLDSLMRTLSSCHPYFIRCIKPNDVKKPKMIDKTLCVRQLRYSGMMETAKIRKAGYAIRHTYREFVERYRHLGIGVGPAHKVDCVHASKAICARVLAKIPDDYQFGKTKIFLKESHDYLLESERSRVYLHYVVLIQRAFRKVMFFRYIRRYREAAITIQKHWRARGYRANYLTMRNGYRRLQAAIKSRTQTYAFSRLREAIVQLQAHCRGYLTRRNLQDKLTYKARRMTEILMMMRTEESQFKQSGHARWKEDAEHNYWLRVDELNRELAGEQQEHRSLPRVVPQPSITVDDDNKIVDDVFGFLEGTTSPEPVPKRKPSLAVSKMRQYFEEKSRNKKIIPTKLLSRPVNYYESSRL, from the exons ATGGAAACTAATAAGGAATTG GGAGAGTGGGTTTGGTTGCAACCGAAAACTAGCAACGAGTTTGCTCTACCGTACGCTGGGCGAGTGCTGCGTACGCACGATGGTCGCACGCTGATCAACGACGGTGCAGAGGAGTTTTGGGTCAAGGATAATGAG aTAATAAAACCGATGCACATTACGTCACAGCGAACGGTGCCGGATATGATAACGCTCGGAGACCTCCAGGAATACGCCATCCTCCACAATCTCATCGTGCGTTACCGTCAGAAGTTGATATAT ACCTACACCGGAAGTATGTTGGTGGCGATCAATCCCTACGAGATTCTGCCGATCTATACGAACACTGAGATCAACATGTATCGTGACAAGAAGCTGACGGAGCTGCCACCGCACATTTTTGCCATCGGCGACAGTGCATACCAAGAGATGAAGCGTGAAAAACGCGATCAGTGCATCGTTATCAGTGGAGAGTCGGGTGCGGGTAAGACCGAGAGTACGAAGCTGATTCTGCAGTATCTGGCCGCGACCAGTGGAAGACATTCGTGGATTGAGCAGCAGATTATTGAATCGAATCCGATTCTGGAGGCATTTGGAAATGCGAAAACGGTTCGCAATGATAATTCGTCACGGTTTGGCAAGTACATTGATGTGCACTTCACTGGCGAAGGTACGATTGGCGGTGCTCGGATTGAACAGTATCTGCTCGAGAAATCGCGCATCGTGCGCCAGAACAGGGGCGAACGGAATTACCACATCTTTTACTCCATGCTATCGGGGATGACGAAGGAGGAGCGCAAGCGGCTTGATCTGGAGGATGCTTCGAAGTACAACTATCTAACAAGTGGTCAAACGCTGCTCTGTGAGGGGCGCAGCGATTCGAAAGAGTTCGCCGACGTGAAAGCCGCCATGAAGGTGCTGGCGTTCGATGAAGGAGAGATACAAGCCATCCTTAGCCTGCTAGCGGCCATTTTGCATTTGGGAAATGTGAAATACAAGGCCACGGTTGTGCAGAACATCGACGCGGTGGAGATCAATGATACGTTGAACGTAGGACGCGTGGCAGTATTGCTCGGTGTGTCGAAGGCACTGCTACTGAGTGCTTTGACCCGCAGGACGATCATAGCTCAGGGAGAACGAGTTGTGTCGCAGATTTCCAAGGATCAAGCGATAGAGGCAAGGGACGCCTTCGTGAAGGCAATCTACGGGAAGCTGTTTATCATGATCGTCGACAAGATCAATAAGGCCATTTACAAAACGGAGCGGAGCGGTCGCCTGTCCATCGGCGTACTCGATATCTTCGGATTTGAGCAGTTCGAGGTGAATAGCTTCGAACAGCtgtgcataaattatgcaaacgagAATTTGCAACAATTCTTTGTAAAACACATCTTTAAG aTGGAACAAGCGGAGTATGCCCGCGAAGGAATCAACTGGACGAACATCGAGTTCATCGATAATCAGGACATACTGGACATGATCGGTATGAAGTCACTTAACTTGATGTCTTTAATAGACGAGGAAACTCGGTTTCCTAAGGGCACCGATTTGACGATGCTTTCAAAGCTACATTCCACTCACGGTACAAAGTCCTCCTACGTTAAACCGAAGTACGACAAGGATCCGGCATTTGGTGTGCAACACTTTGCCGGGGTCGTTTATTACCGCGTGGAAGGTTTCCTGGAAAAGAATCGAGATTCCTTTAGTCCAGACTTGAAGGAGCTAGTAACGAAGAGTACCAACGAGTTTCTGCTCAAGCTGTTCAATACCGATGATTCACTCGATACGAGCAAACGATCGGTGACGCTGTCTCTGCAGTTCCGGAACTCTCTCGATTCCCTGATGCGCACCCTTTCGTCCTGCCATCCGTACTTCATACGCTGCATCAAGCCGAATGACGTCAAGAAACCTAAG ATGATTGATAAAACATTGTGCGTACGACAGCTACGATACTCAGGTATGATGGAAACGGCAAAGATCCGGAAAGCTGGCTATGCCATTCGGCACACTTATCGGGAGTTTGTTGAGCGGTACCGACACCTAGGTATCGGTGTCGGACCGGCGCACAAGGTCGACTGTGTACACGCTTCGAAGGCCATCTGTGCACGAGTGTTGGCTAAAATACCGGACGATTACCAGTTCGGTAAGACCAAGATATTCCTCAAGGAAAGCCACGACTATCTGCTTGAATCGGAACGCTCGAGAGTGTACCTGCACTATGTGGTGCTCATACAGCGCGCCTTCCGGAAGGTGATGTTCTTTAGGTACATTCGACGGTACCGTGAGGCTGCCATCACGATCCAAAAGCATTGGCGGGCTCGAGGCTACCGGGCAAACTATCTTACGATGCGCAATGGTTATCGGCGTCTGCAGGCGGCCATCAAATCACGTACCCAAACGTATGCCTTCTCGAGGCTCCGGGAAGCGATTGTACAGCTGCAGGCGCACTGTCGCGGATATTTAACGCGACGTAACTTGCAGGACAAGCTTACGTACAAGGCACGCCGTATGACGGAAATCCTTATGATGATGCGCACCGAAGAGTCACAGTTCAAGCAATCGGGCCATGCGCGCTGGAAGGAAGATGCCGAGCACAACTACTGGCTGCGAGTGGATGAGCTGAACCGTGAGCTAGCCGGCGAACAGCAGGAGCATCGTAGCTTACCACGAGTTGTACCACAGCCCAGTATCACCGTGGACGATGATAACAAGATCGTGGACGACGTGTTCGGGTTTCTGGAAGGTACTACGAGCCCCGAGCCAGTACCGAAGCGGAAACCATCGCTAGCCGTAAGCAAGATGCGCCAGTACTTTGAGGAGAAGAGTCGTAATAAGAAAATCATTCCAACCAAGCTGCTTTCACGCCCAGTTAACTATTACGAGTCATCTAGGCTGTAA
- the LOC126570295 gene encoding inosine triphosphate pyrophosphatase, translating to MARPISFVTGNAKKLEEVRAILGARFPREIIAVKLDLPELQGEIDDICKRKCLEAARQVQGPVMVEDTCLCFNALKGLPGPYIKWFLDKLGPEGLHKLLAGWEDKTAQAVCTFAYTDRPDGEVLLFQGRTEGTIVEPRGSRDFGWDPIFQPTGYDATYAELPKEKKNEISHRFRALDKLRDYFKQ from the exons atgGCCCGGCCAATTTCGTTCGTTACTGGAAATGCGAAAAAACTCGAGGAAGTCCGTGCCATTTTGGGGGCGCGTTTTCCTCGGGAAATCATAGCGGTTAAACTGGATCTACCGGAGCTGCAGGGTGAAATCGACGACATCTGCAAACGAAAGTGCCTGGAAGCTGCTCGCCAAGTGCAGGGGCCGGTGATGGTTGAAGACACGTGCTTGTGCTTCAACGCGCTCAAAGGACTCCCTG GTCCGTACATCAAATGGTTTCTCGATAAGCTGGGCCCCGAAGGATTGCATAAGCTGCTGGCCGGATGGGAAGACAAGACGGCCCAGGCAGTCTGTACGTTTGCGTACACCGATCGACCCGACGgtgaggtgctgctgttccaggGCCGCACCGAGGGCACTATCGTCGAGCCACGTGGCTCACGAGATTTCGGATGGGATCCGATCTTTCAGCCGACCGGCTACGATGCAACCTATGCAGAGTTGccgaaggagaaaaagaacgaaattTCTCATCGATTCCGAGCGCTAGATAAACTACGCGATTACTTTAAGCAATAA
- the LOC126570294 gene encoding mannose-P-dolichol utilization defect 1 protein homolog: protein MVDYGKEFMLYLMDERCYDKYFLEFDLLDGDCFRALLSKGLGFGIIAGSVLVKVPQITKILANKSARGISLFSVCLDLFAITIHMAYSFVNGFPFSAWGDTSFLALQTAIIGILVLFFGGSPVASAAFTVGYGALVYVLMGGITPLSFLLLAQGFNVPILLLGKLSQALANYRNGSTGQLSAVTCFMLLAGSLARIFTSIQETGDQMMIITYGASSFANLVIAVQVLYYWNSDKSKKGAASTGASTAAKKPKAKSKKTD from the exons ATGGTTGATTACGGGAAGGAGTTTATGTTGTATCTGATGGACGAAAGGTGTTACGATAAATACTTTTTGGAGTTTGACCTTTTGGATG GCGACTGTTTTCGTGCCCTGTTGAGCAAAGGACTCGGCTTCGGCATCATCGCCGGATCCGTGCTGGTGAAGGTGCCGCAGATCACGAAGATTCTGGCGAATAAATCCGCTCGCGGCATCAGTCTGTTCAGCGTGTGTCTCGATCTGTTTGCCATCACGATTCACATGGCCTACAGTTTCGTGAACGGGTTCCCGTTTAGCGCTTGGGGCGATACGTCCTTCCTCGCGCTGCAGACGGCAATCATCGGTATTTTGGTGTTGTTCTTCGGTGGATCTCCGGTCGCTTCAGCAGCGTTCACCGTCGGCTACGGAGCGCTTGTGTACGTGCTGATGGGAGGCATCACGCCGCTAAGCTTTCTACTGTTGGCTCAGGGCTTCAACGTTCCCATTCTGCTGCTCGGTAAGCTGTCGCAAGCCCTTGCTAACTATCGCAACGGAAGCACCGGCCAGCTATCGGCAGTGACGTGCTTTATGCTACTGGCCGGTTCGTTGGCACGCATCTTTACCTCGATCCAGGAGACGGGAGAtcagatgatgatcatcacctACGGTGCCTCTTCATTCGCCAATCTGGTCATCGCTGTGCAAGTGCTCTACTACTGGAATTCGGACAAGTCCAAGAAAGGCGCAGCTTCGACCGGGGCATCGACCGCGGCCAAGAAACCAAAGGCAAAGAGCAAGAAAACCGACTAA